The following coding sequences lie in one Polynucleobacter sp. HIN7 genomic window:
- a CDS encoding YeeE/YedE family protein, with protein sequence MTDLSPEQIRSLGSQALLITFAITAVLGAIMQRTNFCTLGAVSDGLLMEDWSRMRQWCLAIGIAILGVATMSHLGWIDVTKSLYTGNRVLYLSTLIGSVLFGIGMVLASGCGSKTLVRIGSGNLKSIVVFIVLGLVAYMTMRGFLGVLRTNSIDQVALNLKTSQDLPSVLSASVGMGKEQLRWILSLVIGGAFIAYALLKKSFWTIDNLLAGVGVGLAITAIWWVSGHFAHLEEDPNTLQEAFLVTNSGRMESLSFVAPYAYSLDWLMFTSDKSKVLTIGIVAVLGMIVGSAISAIISKRFRWEAFRGVEDTANHLVGAALMGFGGVTAMGCTVGQGLSGISTLALNAFIALPGFFLGGYLGLQYLQWRMSPKPC encoded by the coding sequence ATGACTGATTTATCACCAGAGCAGATTCGCTCTCTGGGTAGTCAGGCTTTGCTGATTACCTTTGCGATTACCGCAGTGTTGGGCGCCATCATGCAGCGCACGAACTTTTGCACACTGGGTGCCGTATCCGATGGCCTCCTAATGGAAGATTGGTCTCGTATGCGCCAATGGTGCTTAGCGATTGGCATCGCAATACTGGGGGTTGCTACGATGTCCCACCTTGGATGGATTGATGTCACCAAATCCCTCTATACCGGTAACCGCGTGCTTTATCTATCGACCCTAATCGGTAGCGTTCTATTTGGGATCGGGATGGTTCTGGCATCCGGATGCGGTAGCAAAACCCTCGTTCGGATCGGCAGTGGCAATCTGAAATCCATCGTGGTATTTATTGTGTTGGGACTCGTTGCCTATATGACCATGCGTGGATTTTTAGGAGTCCTGAGAACCAATTCGATCGACCAAGTGGCATTGAATCTCAAAACCTCACAAGATTTGCCAAGCGTTCTTTCCGCCAGCGTTGGTATGGGCAAAGAACAACTACGTTGGATTCTGTCCCTTGTGATTGGTGGCGCCTTTATTGCCTACGCACTTTTAAAGAAATCGTTTTGGACTATTGATAATCTCTTAGCAGGAGTCGGGGTTGGCTTGGCGATCACCGCTATTTGGTGGGTATCCGGGCACTTTGCGCATCTTGAAGAGGACCCCAATACATTGCAAGAAGCATTCTTGGTGACGAACTCGGGTCGGATGGAAAGCCTCTCATTTGTGGCGCCGTATGCCTATTCCTTGGATTGGTTAATGTTCACGAGTGATAAGTCTAAAGTGCTCACCATTGGCATTGTGGCGGTGTTGGGCATGATTGTTGGCTCGGCGATTAGCGCCATCATCAGCAAACGTTTTCGTTGGGAAGCATTTCGGGGTGTTGAGGATACTGCCAATCATCTCGTGGGTGCCGCGCTGATGGGATTTGGCGGAGTCACTGCGATGGGGTGTACGGTCGGGCAGGGCTTGAGTGGAATATCAACTTTAGCACTCAATGCATTTATTGCACTCCCTGGATTTTTCTTGGGAGGCTATTTGGGGCTTCAATACTTACAGTGGCGCATGAGTCCAAAACCCTGTTAA